CGGAAAAATTTATGCTGTACCTACCAATAAAGAACTTGGTGTAGCTCCAATGTGGGTTTTCACTAAGGAATATGTTGATAAATATAAGATAGATGTTACAAAGATAAAGAAATTAGAAGACTTAGAGCCATATCTTAAGATAATAAAAGAAAAAGAACCAGATGTAGTTCCATTCTATATTACAAAAGACTACTCAGTTCCAAACTATTTTGATAAGACTGTTGAACCAGTTGGAGTAGCTTTAGATGATAGTGGATTAAAGGCAGTAAATACTTTTGAAACAGACGTACTTAAAAAAGAATTAGCAACAATGAACAAATATTACAAAGCAGGATATATCAATAAGGATGCTGCTACTGCTAAAGATGACAAAGCAGTTAAGAGATTTGTAACTAAAGCTGATGGACAGCCATTTGCTGATGCATTATGGTCAAAGGATTTAGGCTACCCAGTAGTTTCTACTCCTATTATGGATACTTATATAACAAATGGATCAACTACAGGAGCAATGCAGGCTATATCAGTAACTTCAAAGCATCCAGACAAGGCTATGCAGTTTTTAAATCTTTTAAATACAGATCCAAAGCTAAGAAACCTTGTTAACTACGGTTTAGAAGGAACTCATTACGAGAAAATTGCTGATAATCAAATTAAAATATTACCAGGACAAAAGAATTACTCAGTACCTTACTTTGCTCTAGGTAACTTATTCATAACTTATACTTTAGAGGGTGACCCAGCAAATAAGTGGGATGAATTCAAGAAATTTAATGAAGCCTCAAAGAAGTCACCAATACTTGGATTTAAGTTTGACACTACTTCAGTAAATACTGAAATAGCTGCAATGAAAAATGTTATAGACGAATTCTCAGCATCATTATATAGCGGAACTGTAGAGCCAACTGAATACTTAGATAAAATGAATTCTAAGCTTAAAGCTTCAGGCCTAGAAAAAGTTTTAGCTGAAATGCAAAAGCAAATAGATGCATGGAAGGCATCAGGAAATAAATAAGGATAGCTTTTAATATTGAATTTAAAAATCCCTTTTGTAGATGTAATTTTAATAAATTTATTTGCAAAAGGGATTTTATTTTAACAGGTATATTGCTAACCTAAAATGTATAAGATATAATATACGTAAACAATAATGACTTAAATGATATATCATTTACAAGTGGAGGAATATATGACTGAGGACAAAAAATCTCTTTACAGCCAAATAGTAGATTATTTGATAGGCATGATAGAGAATAAGGAAATACAGGTTGGCGATAGACTTCCTACAGAATTAGAGCTTATGGAAAAATTTAATGTAAGCAGAATTACTGCTAAGAGAGCTCTGGAGGAA
The genomic region above belongs to Clostridium swellfunianum and contains:
- a CDS encoding ABC transporter substrate-binding protein, which produces MLRFKKLMALTMGVLVASSVVLTGCGKEKGSETTNNSKDKPVELTWYTIGAPQADTPKVQEEINKYTKEKIGATINIKQIDWGDYTQKMQVVVNSGEEYDIAFTCSWANDYLTNSRKGAFLALNDEKNNLLDKYGKETYNAVDKNFWEGAKIDGKIYAVPTNKELGVAPMWVFTKEYVDKYKIDVTKIKKLEDLEPYLKIIKEKEPDVVPFYITKDYSVPNYFDKTVEPVGVALDDSGLKAVNTFETDVLKKELATMNKYYKAGYINKDAATAKDDKAVKRFVTKADGQPFADALWSKDLGYPVVSTPIMDTYITNGSTTGAMQAISVTSKHPDKAMQFLNLLNTDPKLRNLVNYGLEGTHYEKIADNQIKILPGQKNYSVPYFALGNLFITYTLEGDPANKWDEFKKFNEASKKSPILGFKFDTTSVNTEIAAMKNVIDEFSASLYSGTVEPTEYLDKMNSKLKASGLEKVLAEMQKQIDAWKASGNK